One Dermacentor albipictus isolate Rhodes 1998 colony chromosome 10, USDA_Dalb.pri_finalv2, whole genome shotgun sequence genomic window, TAGCAAAAAGAATACGCTCTGAGGGACACTCAACGTATTCTAAACCAAGCCGGGCACatatatttcattttcatttgttaTGGTCACCACCTCACCAGCCCATGTCTTGAATAGGCCGAAGAGGCCACAGGCACACCTGCCGCATGACTTGCGCACGGTATCAGCGCATGCTCCGGCATAGCTACTCAAGATTCTACTCGCCGCTTGACCTCGTGCTTGACTTGCGAGACTCACTGTGGCAATAAACAATATTTGCTGTGGTGTGCTGAAGGTGTCACAAAGCACTATTGCCCTTGTGCAGCAACTACCGGCATGTACTGCAGAACTGCATTAGCCTGCAGCCAACATTTTCCTGTTCGTCCTCCTGAGAACAAAAGCGCTCTGCAATTTTACCGGCGTCGTGCCCAAACTACTTGGTAACCGAACATTTTTCTGAGGCCCCGCGGTCTCTAAAAGCGTTGAAGCCGATTGTAGGTGCTTGTGAATGCCTATTAGATATGCGTACACGAAAGTCTTCCGCGATACGAATCTAGAGAGCACATTCCTTGCATTTAACTTATGAACAGCGAGTATTAGCCAACCGTTTATAGTACAATTCGTTCAATGTTTCTAGTTTGCTCAGAAAACAGTGCAGACACAATTAGGCATGATAAACACAGTTATGAAGTAATCCGCCTCACAGCTTCACTCGGATGTCATTCTTGTCAGCAATACCTTGTTAAAAATGTTTCTGATTGTGGTTACAATCTTCTTTTCTTGGTTCTCAAATGTAGGCTGCCAGCAGGAGGTTGAAGTAGGCAAATGCAAAGCAAGCATCCCGAGGTGGGCCTTCAAAACCAAAACAGGGAAGTGTGAAGAATTTACCTGGGGTGGCTGTGAAGCAAACTGCAACAACTTTGAAACTAAGGAGGCTTGCGAACAGCGATGCAACCCATCTGACTAGTCTCAGGTTCGATCAGGACGCGACATTCGTTGGACTTTAAGGTGAATCGAACAATAAAATTGTGCTGGTCTGCATAAGTGTGTCACGCCGTTAACTGCTATAGTATTGAAGAGGCTGTACACCCCTCACGCATATCGCGTGCATTGGCGCGCCTAAAATTTCGTCGCATGTAAAGTGCAGCTTTCGACAGCACATTGCTGTCGAGCGAAAGTGTAATGACATcactaacattttttttctatttgtccTCATGAACCACGGAATAGGAGAGCATTCCTTGGTTTCTACTAATGAACGCCAAgaacgccagcttgcccgtgctccactgacggcctcacaaaccactcagcagtgccagtacaacgcccgccatcgtgtcGTACAGTTTTGCCCTAGTGCGCTCGTGCTCGTTTGGTCGCCCTCTCgccacgtcggactttcagagaagctcctttcacgatacacagggccctaccgcgtgcttcgccgACTCCTgcgacgtacgaaattgctcctgtgggttcaacctcgtcctctcctctggcatctagtgatctCATGCATGTCAGTAGGCTGAAGGCCTACTACAGTGCTTCCGAGTCCTGcttttagtcgctccgggacggcgcttttgccgccgggggtagtgctatggAACTgtatttgcgatcacgaagaggcgagcagtgggaagacgacgacgatgattagatgcttgcgcgggctgttgcctcttggccaagtgcggcatatcttcttgtaaatatacttgcatATAGCTATTAGTCTTCGTCTAGCTACGTAACAATGTAAAGTAAAAATGACTTGACAGTGCCATAGCAAACTAACTAAGTAAAGGTAAAACAAGCAGAACCAGAATCAAGCAAAATACGAAAATGCATGATTACATGTCTAAGCTTTAACAAAAGTTTCCAAATGGCAGACCATGAGtactgctgctcaagagctgctcgaagggggggggggggcattattctgtaagagtacatctagtggacatgttcatttcGTCTGGTGAAGGTATGGTTGGCTGGGTTGGAGTATCTGCATGTCAGAAGGAGGCAGGCATTCCACCCAATCAGCACATCAGTGGCAGACCAAATGGACATGTTCAtaaggtggactcttgcagaatacccccCTCCCCAGATCTCAATCACACAAACTAAGCTTACTTGAAGACATTAGCGTCTGTAAATATTGTTATAATGCTTCTTTAGAGGTACTCCACATTGACAATTACTCAGCGAATATTCAAATAGTGCTTGATGATCAACAAGAACGAATCATTACCGATGCAATGTAAGATTTTAATGACTCTTTATCTTTTCCACTAGGTGAAACCGGTTAATGTTACCAGTATTGAGTATGGCAACGTAAGTTAGAAGACAGTAAGTACTTCTGGGCAGACATTGTGTGGTAATAACAAAACACATTGGCTGAGGCACCTTTGAGAGGCTTTATCAGAGCATTTGTTtggtcatattgtcacgtggtagcaACCGTGAAGAATACAGAAGCAAAACTGTGGATAAGGAAActgacttttattgggcgaacttgtgcccacaaaagcaagttacactcaaagcacaaggaCAGCGGCGAACACATGGGTGATTATAGGAATCTGATCcgccggtcaagcgcgtcagcttttatacatgcgTCATCAATGGTTCCAGAGTATTCGCTGGTGGCAGCGTGTCTTCCAGAATGttctgcacaattcgcgtcgcagaTGCAGTCAAGTTACACAAGCTTTGGTGGCAACAGACAGAAGATAGcaccatcgatagcattccagaaacttcggatacatgcggATGCGTGcagcgctgagcgataacatttgttagacggtgaaatgTGCTAACTCGAAAAAACAAGCACACGTGCCAATATGGTAAACGAGATTCGGCTTGCGAGAGTCTATGGAGAAAACGAACACCGAAACAGAAACTGGTTTCCGTTTGTTGCTTCGGCTGCCTTCCACAGAGTACACTTGGTGCCAGGTCTAAAGTTACTGCTTCCGCTGAAGTATTTACATCGGATTGCCTCATCAAATGACCCAGCGAATGTTCGGCCTGCTAGAATTATATCATGTAAGTGAAGGCAACGCCATTTTTTCGCTAAAGTGATTATAACAAGAATATTTTAATGAGAGCACAGGTTGGTGAAGTTatcgttaattttttttaaactgacGTGGTTGCGTAAATACTTTACCGTACTTAATCCGCGTCTTAAAATACTTGAAACGAAAATGTTTTTTGGTTAGTATGTAGTAGAATTATGCTGCGCCTGCATTCTCAGGCGATCCACAGGCCAGTTTGCTCTACATTCCTGCATTGAAAGTACGTCGATACATAGTTTGGTGACAACTGTGCTTTCGCAGTTTTGGTGTGGGTATATAGCGGACTTTTATGTCCTTTCCGCACCTACCGATAATAGATGATCAATTTGTAAGCTCTTGGTACGCATGAAAGCTCAATAAATGTAAAATTCATAGCCTTCAATGCTTTCCAAGAAGCATCTGTTTTCTCGGAACTGTTGTGACACCGTCAAGCGCCTAATGACGTCTTTTTTTACAATGTCGCTGAAAGACATAGGAATAGCATGTAAATTTGCACATGCTGCTTCTACAGTGTAGTAATGTAAGCGGGCTCATCCTGATCAGCTTATCAGGAATGCGAACTGCTCACATGGACATACATTACCACTCTCAGACTTTCCTTGTACGAGTAGGCGAGATTTATAATCAAAATGCACTCTTTTATTGAACTTGTGATTCGCAGCTGCTTGGCCGAAGGCTTATGATAATTTCTATTTTGCACGAGCGGTGTTGAACATCTTGATATTTGTATATAATTGGTCCAGTTAATCATCATTCATCATGTTTTTTTGTGTCTTATCATTGTCAGGTAGCGTTGTCAGTGCAGGAAGTTTGGAGAACTTGCGTAAAACTGCCACATTCATTTGTTTTCGACGTTCAGTAGGACAAAGCCAAAGTACATAACTGCCCGACATGACTGGAGGGTGACATTTGAGATCACCATGATATTTGACCTGTTCGTAAACAATTTAATAAACTGAGTTTTCATGCACGTTAAAGGTTTAGGACCGAAGGTGAGCAGGAGGCTGTGGCTGTGTTAAAGGCTTTTTGCATTACCGAGCTGATCAGTCATTGTGAAGATCCCCCCTGGCGATTCAACAGCTGTTACCCTCAAACCTTTACTAAAACTTGTATCACGAACGGAATGACACAGCACCACCTATGAGCTATGAGGGATTTTATTGTGCCTCTGTACTTGCAGTGGTGATATAAAGGGAATTTTTGCGGCTATGAATACTTTGAACAAATATGTAAAATACCTGTCAGCGCCGTCACGTTGCTGTTGACATCGACGTGGTCGTTCCTGTCCACGTTGCTTTCCACCAACTACCGTACTTCATTTTCGTTGAATCCTGTACTATAGTTGCGTGCTATGTTCgaggctcatcatcatcattcccaTGCACACCTCATTTGTGGCACCAACGCTGTCTTCGCGAGTAAGGGACGCAAAAATTGCGAGCAAACACTCCTTCATCTTGTCTACGGCATTCTCTACTCGATGCACGTAACTCAATTATTGCCCACAACAGTATAGCTGGATTATGGCTTCCGACATCCATACACAGATGCCACAGCACGGAGAGTCTGTCTGCGAAAAGCCTTGCACTACATGCCCAATAACGTTTTTTTTCATgcagtaaagagaaaaaaaattgtgtgatCAATCAGTGGTTAGCGCTCTCGTCACATAACTGAACATTGCGTACCTGACATGGATTCAAATGTTAAGGAAGGAGATTGTTCTTCCCGATGTGGCCATGGCTAACCTAAAGATAACGAGGCCTCTTGACGATGAGAGAAATAACAGATCTGTGTTGTCTTTGACGAAAACGCTCGTCCTCAACAAAGCTGAACGGACGGGCATACGGCACCAACCAGACGAACGGGCGGGACGAACAACGTAAAGCAAATTTTCAGGCGCCTAACTGTTGTCTCAGTAGCAGTTTTAATTAATGGCCCTGACGAGATTTCGCAAGTCAAGAAGCCTCGTATTGCTATGTGCACAGAGCCGCAGTGAGCAAAGAAGACTGTGACGTTGTCCAGGCAGTAGATAACTACATAGCCTTCAAGTGGGCCCCaactacgcaaaaaaaaaacaattgcattAACACACCATCTGGCAACGCGCTGTTTTCTTGTTGTGACGCTCTCATTGTCATGTTACACGCGACAGCTGGAAGCAGTTGTTCCTCAGTTACAAGCTGCAGAGATGACTGCATATCCAACTGTCAATGGAAATACATGCTTGCATGAAACTGGAACTGATCCTATATAGAACGAAGCGCACTCAACTCAACATTTCTACTTTGATTAGTTTGAAAATTAAGGACTGCATATTATTTGTATTCTACTTGGAAATATCGACATACAAGCATTCCTAGTAAACTGGACAATATCCCGAATTCAATCAAATCCGTTGTTGTTGTCTGGATAGAGGGAAATCTGAATTGACAGTGACATACGAAACCGAGGTGACTCACTGAAAACCGTTAATCGCCTTCTTTTTCTGAAACAAATTATAATTCACAACACCGCTGCAATACGGGTAATTCGTCAATACTGTTACATCCTTGTAGTGATTTTCTCCATTTTGGTACACGCATGAATGGTCAATTGGATATTATATATATTGCTCACAATTCTGTAGGGTGGCCAGCGGCCCCCACGTGGTCATGGTACCTGTGAAGCGCACTTGGTTAAGGTGCAAAATTTGGTGAATTTGATGCCAGTGTTTTATTTCTTGGGAAAATTATGCTTAATTCGTGCTAGCCCATAGATTAGAAAAACGTAAATTCACTTGAACTGTTCCCAAGTGTGGACTCCACAGACACGTCTTTTGCACGtctgaaaaaggaaaaaataaaatatggCGAAGCCTGATTACACCACTGAATGTGAAAATTACTTTGTATATAATATCTCTGCTATTTAAAAACTGCAGTATATTTATTTGCGTTACTAGAACAAAGGTTGTTGATGAATTACTACGCTTTAATGGCTAGGTTATGATTAAAAAATAACATTCTTGAAAAGCATTTGCTTGTAATTGCCATTGGTTGCAAGATAAATAATCTCGAAATACGCTTCGCGTTTAACACGTCATTATTTCCTTCTCACAATTCTCCTAGATAAGCGGTCACGTTAGTTTTGTTTTCGCAACCTGCATAACTGATATTTAGATTACAAGCCCATTATATTTCCCATCGTACACGTATGTCAGTTACCTGTCCTGTTTATTAAACATAAAAGACGTACTTGTTCTCTTTGCAGCTATTTATTTCCAACCACACTAGCTTGCTGCTACGCATTCCTCAAAAAGAATTCGCCAGAGGTTACATACCTTTCCTTGATCACACGCCATGCCATCAGGTATTTTTGCTTTTCGGCAGCGGGTATGGCCGTCAACCCTAAGGCAACATTTAATTCGGCACTTACTGGTAAGCTCGGGAATCTGAAAGCACAGGAAATGT contains:
- the LOC139050763 gene encoding PI-actitoxin-Afv2a-like, with the translated sequence MRALVVLVVLATFLALSSSASDSSAVVADECCQQEVEVGKCKASIPRWAFKTKTGKCEEFTWGGCEANCNNFETKEACEQRCNPSD